The proteins below come from a single Rosa rugosa chromosome 2, drRosRugo1.1, whole genome shotgun sequence genomic window:
- the LOC133729573 gene encoding MACPF domain-containing protein NSL1: MALSVYRRDPQSAAEKAVAAIGSGYDFCNDLRLTSCKSVLIELDPTRTRDLVIPGGLVVPDVSTSIKCDKGERTKFRSDVVSFNQMSEQYNKELSLSGKIPSGLFNAMFNYTGCWQKDAAPTKCLAFDGWLITLYNIELARSQLTLSEQVKQDVPSVWDPAGLAAFIEKYGTHIVVGVKMGGKDIVHVKQLQNSKLEPTELQKLLKQLAEERFSDNANESSISNTADLLGKMRDDHPVHWDIQRTLASSVRPPPIITHSRNDDIVTISVRRGGVDVGQSHNQWLSTISQAPDVISMSFVPITSLLGGIQGNGFLSHAVNLYLRYKPPIEELQQFLEFQLPRQWAPVYADLPLGLRRRRHASPSLQFSFMGPKLYVNTMKVDSVNRPVTGIRLYLEGKKGDHMAIHLQHLTSLPSSFQVSTDHNYEPIDEPEERGYFEPVKWSIFSHVCTAPVQYNGACINDSASIVTKAWFEVKAIGMRKVLFLRLGFSTVASARIRRSEWEGSSSSRKSGFISTLISTRLSAALNPPVAAPPKVDLNSAVYPGGPPLPSKAPKMATFVDTKEMLRGPEDTPGYWMVTGAKLCVEGGRISVKVKYSLLTIMSEDSMMF; the protein is encoded by the exons ATGGCCCTCAGCGTGTACCGGCGCGACCCGCAGTCGGCGGCCGAGAAGGCCGTCGCGGCAATCGGGTCGGGTTACGACTTCTGCAACGATCTCCGGTTGACTTCGTGCAAGTCCGTACTGATCGAGTTGGATCCGACCCGGACCCGGGACCTCGTCATCCCCGGCGGCCTCGTCGTGCCTGACGTGTCCACCTCTATCAAGTGCGATAAGGGCGAGCGCACCAAGTTCCGCTCCGACGTCGTTTCGTTCAATcag ATGTCAGAGCAgtacaataaggaactttctTTATCGGGGAAAATTCCGTCCGGCTTGTTTAATGCTATGTTTAACTACACCGGCTGCTGGCAGAAGGATGCAGCGCCCACAAAATGTCTTGCCTTTGACGGTTGGTTGATAACTCTGTATAACATTGAGTTAGCGAGATCCCAATTGACACTATCGGAGCAAGTGAAACAAGACGTGCCTTCTGTTTGGGACCCTGCTGGCCTTGCCGC GTTCATTGAAAAGTATGGTACTCACATTGTTGTTGGGGTGAAGATGGGTGGAAAGGATATAGTTCACGTAAAGCAGTTACAAAACTCAAAACTTGAGCCCACTGAACTGCAGAAATTGTTAAAGCAATTAGCTGAAGAGAGATTTTCTGATAATGCAAATGAATCTTCTATATCAAATACTGCTGATCTATTAGGAAAAATGAGG GATGACCATCCTGTTCACTGGGATATTCAGAGAACATTAGCATCCTCAGTAAGGCCACCACCCATCATCACTCACTCAAGGAATGAT GATATTGTTACCATTAGTGTTCGAAGGGGAGGTGTTGATGTTGGTCAAAGTCATAACCAATGGCTTTCGACTATATCACAGGCGCCTGATGTCATATCAATGTCCTTTGTGCCCATAACATCACTTTTGGGTGGTATTCAAGGCAATGGATTTCTTAGCCATGCAGTAAATCTGTATCTTAGAT ACAAACCACCAATAGAGGAGCTTCAACAATTCTTAGAATTTCAATTACCACGGCAATGGGCTCCAGTATACGCTGATCTGCCTCTTGGTCTAAGGCGGAGAAGACATGCATCCCCATCACTTCAGTTCAGTTTTATGGGCCCCAAGCTATACGTTAACACTATGAAG GTTGATTCTGTAAATCGACCGGTTACAGGAATCCGTTTGTACCTTGAAGGTAAAAAAGGTGACCATATGGCAATCCATCTTCAGCATCTTACAAGTCTTCCCAGTTCCTTCCAAGTCTCAACTGATCACAATTATGAGCCCATTGACGAGCCAGAGGAACGAGGCTACTTTGAACCTGTCAAGTGGAGCATATTTTCACATGTATGCACTGCCCCAGTACAGTATAATGGTGCCTGCATCAATGACTCTGCTTCTATTGTGACAAAGGCCTGGTTTgaagtcaaggctattggaatgAGGAAAGTTTTGTTCCTGAGGCTTGGATTTTCTACTGTGGCATCTGCAAGGATCCGAAGATCAGAATGGGAAGGCTCAAGCTCATCACGTAAGTCAGGATTCATCTCAACCTTGATCAGCACAAGGCTTAGTGCTGCGCTCAATCCACCGGTGGCAGCACCACCAAAAGTGGATTTGAATTCAGCAGTGTATCCTGGTGGCCCACCTTTACCTTCCAAGGCACCAAAAATGGCGACGTTTGTAGATACCAAGGAAATGTTGAGAGGTCCTGAGGACACCCCAGGATATTGGATGGTTACCGGAGCCAAGCTTTGTGTAGAGGGTGGTCGAATCTCAGTCAAAGTGAAGTATTCATTGCTGACAATTATGTCAGAAGACTCGATGATGTTTTAG
- the LOC133729568 gene encoding pentatricopeptide repeat-containing protein At5g04780, mitochondrial-like, translating to MFKWTMKLSLFHSLQNPCLPQRLYLPLKPKTLPTQFLNSAKHIQTLAQFSTHPQTAPIQSSLETHNSISFSKLLSQCAASKSVRVGMEVHAHLIRFGLSQDSSFRNHLINFYAKSRFFGHARKLIDESPEPDLVAWSALISGYAQNGLGREAISAFHEMHGLGVRCNEFTFPSVLKACSSSKDLRLGKQVHGVVLVTGFECDEFVANTLVVMYSKCGEFGDSRRLFDAIPERNVVSWNALFSCYVQSDFFGEAMDLFEEMVVSGIRPNEYSLSSIINACTGLGDGRRGRKIHGYIVKLGYDSDSFSANALVDMYAKAKGLEDAISVFEKIAQPDIVSWNAVIAGCVLHNCHGQALKLFRQLRGSGICPNMFTLSSALKACAGTGFEKLGRQLHSFLIKMDTESDSYVKVGLIDMYCKCEMMTDARVLFNMMPKKDMIAWNAVISGHSQMAEDIEAVTLFPEMLREGIGFNETTLSTVLKSTASLQAVKVCEQVHALSVKTGFQSDMYVINSLLDTYGKCGQVENAVRIFEECKTEDLVAFTSMITAYAQYEQGEEALKLYVQMLVRGNKPDSFVCSSLLNACANLSAYEQGKQIHVHILKFGFLSDAFAGNSLVNMYAKCGSIDDAGRAFSEVPERGIVSWSAMIGGLAQHGHGKEALNMFNQMLGDGICPNHITLVSVLCACNHAGLVTEARKYFESMKELFGVVPREEHYACMIDLLGRAGKINEAMELVNTMPFQANASVWGSLLGASRIHKNVELGERAADMLLVLEPEKSGTHVLLANIYAAAGMWDKVAKMRRLMKNNQVKKEPGMSWIEVQDKVHTFIVGDRSHSRSREIYAKLDELLDLMHKAGYVPMVEIDLHDVEQSEKERLLRYHSEKLAVAFALIVTPPGAPIRVKKNLRVCVDCHTAFKFICKIVSREIIVRDINRFHHFKDGSCSCGDYW from the coding sequence ATGTTCAAATGGACCATGAAGCTAAGCTTATTCCATTCCCTCCAAAACCCTTGTCTTCCCCAACGACTTTACCTGCCCCTTAAACCCAAAACCCTCCCGACCCAATTTCTAAACTCTGCTAAACACATCCAAACCTTAGCTCAATTCTCCACACACCCACAAACCGCCCCTATCCAAAGCTCACTCGAAACCCACAATTCTATCTCCTTCTCTAAGCTATTGTCGCAATGCGCTGCTTCCAAATCTGTGCGTGTGGGCATGGAAGTCCATGCCCACTTAATCAGATTCGGGTTGTCCCAAGACTCGAGCTTTCGGAACCATTTGATCAATTTCTATGCAAAAAGCAGGTTTTTTGGGCATGCCCGGAAGCTGATCGACGAAAGTCCTGAACCAGATTTGGTTGCTTGGTCTGCTTTGATTTCTGGGTATGCCCAAAATGGGCTTGGTAGAGAAGCCATTTCAGCTTTTCATGAGATGCATGGATTGGGGGTGAGGTGTAATGAGTTTACGTTCCCAAGTGTGCTCAAGGCTTGCTCTAGTTCTAAAGATTTGAGGCTGGGAAAGCAGGTTCATGGGGTGGTGTTGGTTACCGGGTTTGAGTGCGATGAGTTTGTTGCGAATACTTTGGTTGTTATGTATTCGAAATGTGGGGAGTTTGGGGATTCCAGGAGGCTGTTTGATGCAATTCCGGAGAGGAATGTTGTTTCGTGGAATGCGTTGTTTTCGTGTTATGTGCAGAGTGATTTCTTTGGGGAGGCAATGGATTTGTTTGAGGAAATGGTTGTGAGTGGTATAAGGCCTAATGAGTATAGTCTGTCTAGTATAATAAATGCTTGTACTGGGTTGGGGGATGGTAGAAGAGGAAGGAAAATTCATGGATATATAGTTAAGCTTGGGTATGATTCGGATTCTTTCTCAGCCAATGCTCTTGTTGACATGTATGCAAAAGCCAAAGGTCTTGAAGATGCAATTtcagtttttgagaaaattgCACAACCAGATATTGTATCCTGGAATGCTGTTATTGCTGGTTGTGTTCTTCACAACTGCCATGGTCAGGCGCTCAAATTGTTCAGGCAACTGAGAGGGTCAGGAATCTGTCCAAACATGTTTACATTATCAAGTGCGCTTAAAGCTTGTGCTGGGACGGGGTTCGAGAAATTGGGTAGGCAGTTGCACTCTTTCTTGATAAAGATGGATACAGAATCAGATTCATATGTCAAAGTTGGACTGATAGATATGTATTGCAAGTGTGAGATGATGACTGATGCAAGGGTGCTTTTTAATATGATGCCAAAGAAAGACATGATTGCATGGAACGCTGTTATATCTGGTCATTCACAGATGGCTGAAGACATAGAAGCTGTAACCCTCTTTCCTGAAATGCTTAGGGAAGGAATAGGATTCAACGAGACTACTTTATCTACAGTCCTCAAATCCACAGCGAGCTTGCAGGCAGTAAAAGTTTGTGAACAAGTTCATGCTCTTTCAGTCAAAACAGGTTTTCAGTCTGATATGTATGTTATAAATAGCCTTCTTGATACATATGGAAAATGTGGCCAAGTAGAAAATGCAGTAAGAATTTTTGAAGAATGCAAAACTGAAGATTTGGTGGCTTTCACATCAATGATCACTGCCTATGCTCAATATGAACAAGGCGAAGAAGCTCTCAAACTGTATGTGCAAATGCTAGTGAGAGGGAACAAGCCTGATTCATTTGTATGCAGTTCTCTTCTGAATGCTTGTGCAAATTTATCGGCATATGAGCAAGGGAAGCAGattcatgttcatattctgaAGTTTGGATTTTTGTCTGATGCTTTTGCTGGAAATTCCCTTGTTAATATGTATGCAAAATGTGGAAGCATAGATGATGCGGGTCGTGCTTTCTCCGAGGTACCTGAGAGAGGAATAGTTTCATGGTCTGCAATGATTGGAGGACTTGCTCAACACGGACATGGAAAAGAAGCCCTCAATATGTTCAATCAGATGCTTGGAGATGGTATTTGCCCCAATCATATTACTTTAGTCAGTGTCCTCTGTGCATGCAATCATGCAGGTTTGGTAACTGAAGCCAGAAAATATTTTGAGTCAATGAAAGAGTTGTTTGGGGTTGTACCAAGGGAGGAGCATTATGCCTGCATGATTGATCTTCTTGGCAGAGCAGGAAAGATAAACGAGGCAATGGAGCTTGTCAACACAATGCCATTTCAAGCAAACGCCTCAGTTTGGGGGTCACTTCTTGGTGCCTCAAGAATCCATAAAAATGTTGAGCTTGGTGAACGTGCTGCTGATATGCTCTTAGTTCTGGAGCCTGAGAAATCCGGTACCCATGTACTACTTGCAAACATTTATGCAGCAGCTGGCATGTGGGACAAAGTAGCGAAAATGAGAAGACTTATGAAAAATAACCAGGTAAAGAAGGAACCTGGGATGAGTTGGATTGAGGTCCAAGACAAGGTACACACCTTTATTGTAGGAGATAGAAGTCATTCAAGAAGCAGGGAGATATATGCAAAACTTGATGAGCTGCTTGACCTTATGCATAAAGCTGGCTATGTTCCAATGGTGGAGATTGACCTCCATGATGTGGAACAAAGCGAGAAGGAGCGACTTCTGCGATACCACAGTGAGAAGCTTGCAGTGGCTTTCGCATTGATTGTCACTCCGCCTGGAGCTCCCATTAGAGTGAAGAAGAATTTAAGAGTATGTGTAGATTGCCATACTGCATTCAAGTTCATCTGTAAAATTGTCTCGAGGGAGATAATCGTGAGGGACATCAATagattccatcatttcaaaGATGGCTCATGCTCTTGTGGGGATTACTGGTGA
- the LOC133729570 gene encoding disease resistance protein RGA2-like → MNRETYSFVQVSDVIGRDNDKENIIIHLLKDTDHADQNVSVISITGLGGLGKTTLAKLVYNDSTVVRNFDLRMWVCVSYDFDNKSLVRKIIGSATNQKCEEDSFENLAIKLQNELKDTKFLLVLDDVWDKEPMGISITKWIELKALLNIGARGSKIIVTTRNMSVVSLLGSVDYQHPLEGLSHEDCMSLFVERAFRKEEEKNFPHLMEVANNIVKKCGGVPLAVTTLGGMLYLKRELRDWLHVRDNDIWKLEQREDGILPALKLSYDALPLYLKPCFAFCSLFPKDYEFDSVEIVTMWMAQGFLHSSTRNEQDFEEIGLDYIRQLCSRSFFHIEEDDFFCMRFKMHDLIHDLAILVAQVEYSSVNFHQSGPFDRVRHLSIYTKDLSDNEEVPNFMI, encoded by the coding sequence ATGAACAGGGAGACCTATTCTTTTGTGCAAGTGTCGGATGTTATTGGGAGAGATAATGATAAAGAAAATATTATCATTCATCTCTTGAAGGACACTGACCATGCAGATCAAAATGTTTCTGTTATTTCTATTACTGGATTAGGAGGTCTGGGAAAGACTACACTTGCTAAATTGGTGTATAATGATTCCACGGTGGTGAGAAACTTTGACTTGAGGATGTGGGTGTGTGTTTCTTATGATTTTGATAATAAGTCATTGGTGCGTAAAATTATTGGTTCTGCAACTAACCAAAAATGTGAAGAGGATAGTTTTGAAAACCTGGCTATTAAGTTGCAAAATGAATTGAAAGACACAAAATTTTTGTTAGTGTTAGATGATGTTTGGGATAAGGAGCCGATGGGGATATCAATTACGAAGTGGATTGAATTGAAAGCTTTACTAAATATTGGTGCTCGGGGTAGTAAAATCATTGTAACAACACGCAATATGTCAGTTGTTTCGCTTTTGGGATCCGTGGATTACCAGCACCCTTTAGAAGGTCTTTCTCACGAGGATTGTATGTCTTTGTTTGTAGAAAGGGCATttaggaaagaagaagaaaaaaactttCCTCACTTGATGGAAGTTGCAAACAATATTGTGAAGAAGTGTGGAGGGGTTCCTCTGGCTGTGACCACTCTAGGGGGCATGCTCTATTTGAAAAGGGAACTACGTGACTGGTTGCATGTAAGAGATAATGATATATGGAAATTAGAGCAAAGAGAAGACGGTATTCTACCTGCATTGAAACTAAGCTATGATGCACTACCACTCTACTTGAAACCTTGTTTTGCCTTTTGCTCACTTTTCCCTAAGGATTATGAATTTGACAGCGTCGAGATCGTCACAATGTGGATGGCACAAGGCTTCCTTCACTCCTCTACCAGAAATGAACAAGATTTTGAAGAGATTGGCCTAGATTACATAAGGCAGCTATGTTCTAGATCTTTCTTTCACATTGAAGAAGATGATTTCTTTTGTATGAGGTTTAAGATGCATGATTTAATTCATGATTTAGCCATCTTGGTGGCACAGGTGGAGTACTCATCTGTCAATTTTCATCAATCTGGTCCTTTTGATAGGGTCCGGCACCTGTCAATATATACAAAGGACTTGTCTGACAATGAGGAAGTCCCTAATTTCATGATTTAA